TTTGAAGAATGGCTATTTCGGAAAGATTGTACAGCACTGAGAGTAAACTGGTGATTTTTCCAAGGTGAATATCCTGCTCCTAACTGAATATTTGCAGTATTTGCATGGGTATGAGCACTTACAGAACGGCTATAATTACCACCCAACGATGTAGAAAGTTTGTCCTCAAAAAAGCTTTTAGTCACTAAAATCGAAGGACCGAAAATTTGTGATTTTTCACGAGCTACCCAATTATGCGTATAGTTTAGTGAAGGTGTTATAGAAAGTTTCTCGTTGGGAAACAATAGCGAATAATTTATTCCTGCGTTATGAAATCGGGAAATACCTCCCCTGCGAACTATTTCATTCTCTCGATTTACCACATCATTCAGCGTATAATTCAATGTCAATTGTTGATTTTCGGAAAGGGTATAAGCAAGGTTTACAGCTACATTTTGCGATACCTGTCTGTAACGAATCGAATCCTGAGGTTGCTCATATAATTGCGGATTGTTGAGCTTTTCAAAAGGATTTGTCTGCCTATTGGTAAACATCGTAAAATTACTGTAACTACCCGTTAGTGTGAATGATTGACTTACTTTTGCCGATACATTCATCGAACCCACCCATTGATTGGATTGTTTAACTTTCTGACCACTAAGATTATCTCGTTGCTTTCCAACACTCCCCGAAACCATTACATTGCCTTGAAAAAGATGCATCGAGCCATTTAGGGTAATGTTTTCCATATCGTTTACAAAATAGTACGCTCCAAGAGTTTTATAATCAGGAGCTACCGATTCATAACGTAATCCAATACTGGCTTTGCCTATCAAAAAGTTGATACCCGTGTTATAGGCCGCATAATTTTTAGGCGGTTCGTTTACATATGAAAACATACTAAGAGCATATTCACCAAAAACCTCTACAAAATGTAAGGGTCTGTATTTTCCGAACAAAGAATAGGTTTGGTTTTCCAACGGATATATTTTCTTTTCGTCAGGAATAGGCATTACAAGCGAATTTGGTTTATCTTTGGCAAAAAAGAGTATCCCTCCTACTTCTATGTCGTCGTTCTTGTACATCAACTTGGCTCCATAACCCCAACGCTCGTAGGTAGGTACAGTCTGCGGATTTCCATCATACTCTATCACTTTTTGTAATCGACCACCCATTAAGGATGCCTTAACAGGGAATTTTTCCGGATTTAGTTCCAAGCCACCTCCCGTAAACTGCAAACCATTGAAGGTATAGGGAGAAAAACTCATACTTACATCTCCTATGTGGGCTTGTATCCACTTGTACTTGGGGTGTAAACTTAGTCTGTTGAATTTAAAAGGTATTTGATAACCAAACTTACTGCCTTGATTGGTAAAACGATAGCTAAAAGGAATTGCCCAATTATAAACACCAAGACTGATGTTCCCACTTAGAAAATATAAGAATGGGGTATTTTGTAGAACTTGCCCATTTTCTGAGGAATGTGTGTAAACACCATTGGCAGAGGTACTCCCTGAAATGGAAAATGGATTCTTTTTGAGCGTTTCTTCGGTACGGCTGCCGATATTCTCTAAATCTATCTGCTGGGAGAATCCTAAAGCATTCAGCAAAAACCATAATCCAAAAAACAAAATCCTTAATTTCATAATCTTACATAATTAAAATGAAATTATGGTATCTTCTGTATTTTTATATCTACCAGTAGGTAAGATTGTGCACCTTCACTTATGTATTCCTTTATTTTGATAGCTCCTTTTCTTCCATCAAAAGTTTGGAAAAGTACAATTCTGGGAATCAAATCTTTATTAAAAGGAGCTTGATTTTTATGAGAAATTACATCTATGAGAGCTACTACACTGCCTGAACCTAATTGGTCAAAACCATCAGAATCCAACAAAGTTTGCCCTACATTTTCTTGCTTGTTGATAAAATGACTTGGTGTGGCTCCAGGAATTTTTTCGAAGACAGTTTCTTGAACTTTATCGGGAGAAAGAAAAACATTATAGGAGAAAGAAGAATTCTGCCCAAAATAAACAAAATCAATAAGTTTTCCGGTTTCAGAGGTAATTTCTTCTGCAGTTAATATTCTTCCCAGATAAGAAGAAAAAAAGCAACCAATAGTATTTTGAGCCATATTGACACCCAATTTTATATCTGTAAAAGTCAATAAATTATCTCCCTTTTCAACGATGATTTCCCTGCTTAAAGAAAGGGTTTGTTTATCATTTTTAGCTGTCAATGTAATCTGATACGTTCCTTCACGAGCAAGTAAAAAACTCGGATTTTCTTCGTTACTTTCCTGTGTAGAAATTCCGTCGGTAACCTGCCAATGATAACCCAAGGTGGCATTCTTGGTTTGATTGCTCAAAAAAATACGTACGGGAGCTTGGTAATTTTCAAAATATTCATTTTTCCAATCAAAAGCAACCTCCAAAGGCGGATTGACACGAATGTTTTTTTCCACTCTTTCACGTTGAGAATGATTAACCACCTCCAAACTTATCGTAAATTCTCCTTCTTGATTAAAAACTACGGTCGGATTTTTTTCAGAACTATACTCGGGAGTACCTCCCTGAAAATGCCATTGATAAGCCTCCGCTCCTTGGCTATTGTTTTGCATTACCAGTGTAAGAGGAGCGTACAAACTCCCTTGTTGTTGCCAATCAAAAGAAGCTACCAACTCTGCAAATGCAGTAAAATGTTTTTGAAATGTTTTTTGTTCTCCATCAACATTTGATGTATGCAAGGTTATCGTGTGGGTACCCGGCTGTCTGTACACAATTTCTTCAGGATGCATTACGTCCGACGAAGTATAACTACCCCCGGGAAACTCCCACTTAAAAGTGTCAGCTCCTTGTACTTTGTTGAGTATCCTAACCCGCATAGGAACGTTATATCGTTCCCCCACAACCAAAATATCAAAATTACCTTCAATAGGAATATTTTGCTCTACAGCACAACCCAAAAGCACAACAAAACAGGCACAAAAATATCTAATCCTGCTAAAAATCATCGTAGCAATATTTTATATATCAACCACAAAATTAAGAAAAGATATCATTCACAAAAAAAATTAACATTTCTCTCAAGACAAACGTATTGAAATCGGTAACTTATTCTTGTAATCACTCAAAATCAATAAGCTAAATTCAAGTATTTCAGCTCAAGACACTTTATTTTTTTATGTATTTAACTTATTTTCAATCCGGTATATAGTGAATGAACTACCAGAGTTTGTCAAAAACACCGAGGATTTTCAAATGATTGATAAAAGGAATAAACCGATTTTTTCATTATTTTAAACTCAATGAAAGTTTAAAAACCCTTTACGTAGAACTTAATGAGTTGATAAATATTGGAAATTTATCCACACTTCTCTTTTAATCTCTTTCCTTCTCATTAAATGAGTCAAATTGGAATCGTTTTCGATGCGTTCAAGTTCGTTTTTGATAAGTTTGACAATATCTAACTTCACTTGCTTGTAATTGGTTTGTATTTGTTTTTGCATCTTATCCGTTCCCTCTTCATCTACAAATGATAGAATTTGCGGGATTTTCTGATAATTTTTCATCTCGGCATTTACCTTTTGGTTGTCCATACTCCCAAAAGATTGCCTCCTCGATGTATTTTAGCGACCATTTTTCGTGTTTTTTTCAGTGATATGTTGTTCTAATTGTTGTGAAATAGCCATAATTTCTTTACAGATAGCTACCATTTGAGCCGTTTGTTTTTCAAATTTGAACAGATAGACAGCGGCTTTCTTTTCGGAAAAATTGCGATACAAAATCTTTACTATCTGATTGTAATTCACGCCCACCGCCCGAAATTGCCCATAGAGTTCGGTGAGTTCGATATAAAAATCCAATACTGATTTATCGAATTTTACACTTTTGATTTCTTTGGAAAATAATACCGAAGTAATAAAATGAGCTTTGATTTTCATTCCCGATTGTTCAAACAGAGATAGAAATTTAGCATTATCTTCATCATTTAGTCGAAACACATACCGATGTGTGATTGGATTGAGCTTTTTGTGTCGTCCGTTATATTGCTTATGTTGAATATTTTTTGTGTCCATAGTGTTATTTATAAAATCGGTTGTTAAGTTAAAAAATCACGACTTTGGAGGGATTTTCAGCTCCCTGCAAGGACAAGTGGTTTTGAGGCACTAATACGCCTTAGAGTGCCTCAAAACACAACTTGCTCTGTTCGGGTGAACAGAAAATGCTCCCTATCAGTCGCATTAAAGTCAGTTTTAAAAAAGAAAGAAAAACCTTCCAAACTCATTGCCTTTTATTTTTGTGCAAAACAACCGAATTTCAATCATTTAGCAGGTATATCATTCCTTGCCATTGAATGCCTTATAATGCCAAAGACTTCCTTATGTAAATACGTGTGTAATTGTGTATGTTTCTTTGTACGCACATACATATGTATGTAGCTACTTACCAACGTACTTACATATGTACATACGTACGTAAACAAATACGATAATACCTATGTGATTATCTGCAAACGTAAATACTTACACACTTACTTGTTTGTGTATATATGTATGTAAATATGTAGGTACGTGCTTGTATAAGTAAGCATACAAATAGGTAAGTTTCCAAATATAAAAGAAGAAAGCACAAAAAACATAAGCATACTTGCTCATCTTAACTAAAATTTTTTAATTCGGCAATGAGAGGAAGAGCAAAGTCGTTTCATTAAAACAAGTAGTAAGTAGTGCGTTCATTTTTATCATTTTTGACATTTTTTTTATTCGTATAAAGAGCTGGAATATGCGGTGGTCGTTTCGAGAGCCTAAAAGGTCTGTGTTTAGCGGCTACAAGGTTTTTCAAAAAAATACAACTCCTGTTGAAAACGGGTGTGGAGATTTTTTTGAAAACCAAAGGCTTGACCTTGTAGAAGCGTTACAAACACAGAAATACCTTTGCTCTCGAAAACGAACACCCATATCGGCTTCTTACCCCATAAATAAAACAGGAGAAAATACCATAAACAAACGCACACACCATTACTAACTAAAATGAAATGAAGTAGCCTTCCTCTGCCGAATCCAATCTTACGGAAGAAACTCGCTATTATTTGGATTTACTTTATGGAAAATTGGAGCTTAATTTGAAATAAAATAAGTTACATTTTCAAATTTGCTTTGATGAGCTTTGTATTTCCGTTATCATCATCTGTTATAAAAACAACTTCAGTATTATCATTTGATTTTGAAGATAATATCGTAACGGACTCTACTTTTATAGGATTTTCACCATTATTCGGAATTAAATTATAACGGATTACTTTAGGTTTTTGAAAATCAGAAATATTAATTACCCCAATTAAACTCCCAATGATTTCTCCATCGTTGTAAGCATCATCAGTAGCTTCTACCGAAGCCGTGAAAATAATCTGTGACTTTTCCTTAAATGTTGCTCCCGAAAAACCTGCTTCAAATTTTTCTATCTCAGGAAGAGAAATTCGGCTTATTTCTATTTTGGGAAGATTTCCTGTTTTTAGGTATGATAAAAAATCTTGATAATCAAACTTTACAATAACATTGTTACTTCTATTAAATAAATATAAAAATCCATCGGAAAAAGCACTTGCTTCAATATTAAGCTCCGTATTTGCCAATAAAGGAAAACGTTTTAAATATTCATAAAACTCTGTTATTGAATGACTTTCTATTGTTGAATTTTCATTTTCTGTCTTGGGTGATATGTATTTATCATTTCACGCAGAAAAGATTTCTCCACGTGCATATAAATTTCAGTGGTAGTGATACTTTCGTGTCCAAGCATAAGCTGAATTGCTCTTAAATTAGCGCCATTTTCTAACAAATGAGTAGCAAAAGAATGCCGAAAAGTATGCGGACTAATTCTTTTTTTTAAGCCTATATGGTCTGCCGTCTGCCGAATTATGGTAAAAATCATCGCACGAGTGAGCTGTTTGCCTCGTCGGTTAAGAAAAAGAATATCCTCGTGACCTTTGGCAATTTTTAGTTCATTACGCTGATATTTTACATAATTTTCGATTTGTTTCTGGGTAAATGTTCCGATAGGAATAAGCCTTTGTTTGTTACCTTTACCCAAAACTCGAATGAAATTTTCCTTGAAGAATAAATTAGATAATTTTAAATCTACTAGCTCAGAAACACGAAGTCCGCAACCGTATAAGGTTTCAATAATGGCTCGATTTCGATGTCCTTCAGCAGTACTCAAATCAATTCCATTTAAAAGCTGGTCGATTTCTTGTAAAGAAAGCGTATCGGGGAGCTTAAGTCCTATTTTTGGAGCTTCTATGAGTTCCATTGGAAAATCCTCCCGATGCTTTTCTGTCATCATAAAAGTAAAGAAACTCTTCAATGCCGAAATAAGCCGAGCTTGTGATCGGGAATTGATATTCTTTGAAGTTTCATAAACAAACTGACGAAGTGTATCTGAAGTTATGTTTTCAGCAGACTCTTCTATCTGATACTTTTCCAGATAAATGATGAGTTTTTCCAAGTCCAACCCATAGGAAATTACCGAATTGTTTGACATTCCTCGCTGTAATCTCAAATAATTTTGATACTCGGTAAGAGTAGCTTTCCAGTCCGACATCGTTTGTTTATATTTAAAGATTCAAAAAATCAAAAGGATAAAAAATATTATTTACACCTTTTACTTTATCCTTTTTACTTTACATTTTATCCTTTTACTTTCCCTTTATTTTTGCTTTCATTCGCTCAACTACTTCAAAAGCAGCTGGGCAGATTTCGGTATTTTTCATAGTTAATGCACTTATTTGGTAGATTTTCTTTCGGTCAGTATGCGGATATTCACGACACGCCTTGGGGCGAACCTCATAAATCAAACAATAGTTTTCAGCATCTAAAAACGGACACGGCAACGTTTGAAACACATAATCCTTATCTTCATCAATATATAAATATCTACTTACGAAATCTTGCGGTTTCAAACGTAAATGTTTAGCAATACGCTCAATATCAGTATTTGTAAAAAGAGGTCCTGTAGTTTTACAACAATTGGCACATTGCAAACAATCCGTATTTTCAAATACTTCATCGTGAATTTGTTGTACTTGATAATCCAAATCCTTAGGAGGTTTCTTTTTTAATCGTGCAAAAAACTTTTTGTTTTCATCTTGTTGTTTTTTAGCCAAAACCTTTAGCTGTTGGAAATCAGTTTTCATAGTCTTCCATTTTTACAGACAACTCGAACCAGCGCTCGGTTTTGTTTTCCAATTCTGTGATGATTTCTTGTAAGGCTACCGATTTTTCACTAATTTCTTCCGAACTTAAAGAAGAAGCAAAATCATTCTCAAGTGCTGACTTTCTTTCTTCCAAAGAGGCAATGTCTTTTTCTAAACGATTGAATTCTTTTTGTTCGTTGAAGGAAAGTCCTCTAAGTCCGTCTTTGCGCCACGTATTTTTTTGTTGAGATTTTTTCTCTATAGCATTTTCTTCGGGCGGAAGACTTTCCTCATACACACGGAAATCGGTATAATTACCAGGGAAGTCTTCTATTTGAGCATCCCCTCGAAATACAAACAAATGATCAACAATTTTATCCATAAAATACCTATCGTGGGAAACCACTACCAAACACCCAGGATAATCCAATAAAAAGGATTCCAACACATTTAAGGTAACAATATCCAAATCATTTGTAGGTTCATCTAAAATTAAAAAATTCGGATTTTGAATCAGTACAGTACACAAATACAACCGTTTGAGTTCACCTCCGCTGAGTTTTTCTACGTAATCGTATTGTTTTTTACGATCGAAAAGAAAGCGCTCCAAGAGTTGTGCAGCTGAAAGCGTACGCCCTTTAAGCAATGGAATATATTCACCGAATTTTTTGATGACATCAATTACTTTTTCACCCGATTTTACCTCAATGCCTTTTTGAGTATAATATCCGAATTTTACGGTTTCTCCTACTACAATTTTTCCGCTATCGGGTGTGATTTGCCCCGTAAGTAAATTCAAAAAAGTAGATTTTCCTGTTCCATTCTTTCCGATAATCCCGATATGTTCTCCGCGTAAAAAATTATAACTAAACTTATTGAGTATGGATAAAGAGCCAAAACTTTTACTTACATTATAAAATTCAACCGTTTTACTACCTAAGCGTTCCATATTGATTTCCAACTGAATAACGTGCTCCTTCCTGCGTTTGTGTGCTTGTTCCTTAATCAGATAAAAATCATCAATACGCGACTTTGATTTTGTAGTACGTGCCTTAGGTTGGCGTCGCATCCAATCCAATTCCTTCATGTATAGGTTTTTAGCCTTCTCTACACTGGCTTGTTCTTGAGCCAATCGAGCCTCTTTCTTTTCTAAAAAATAAGAATAATTTCCTTTATAAGTGTATAATTCGCCTTGATCTAATTCTACAATTTCATTACAAACACGCTCAAGAAAATAACGATCGTGGGTTACCATAAAAAGGGTCATATTTTCTTTAGCAAAGAATTGTTCCAACCACTCGATCATTTCCAAATCCAGATGGTTAGTAGGCTCGTCTAAAATAAGTAAATCGGGTTTGCTAATGAGTACGTGAGCCAAAGCCAAGCGCTTTTTTTGTCCGCCAGAAAGACTTTTTATTTGTAATTTGATATTATCAAGCTTTAAACGCGAAAGAATTTGTTTGAATTGGGTTTCAAAATCCCACGCATTATGGCGTTCCATATTTTCAAAAGCCTTCTGATAAGCCATTTCGTTTTGCGGATTTTTTAAAGCATTTTCATACTCTTGAATAACTTTTAAAATCGGATTATCTGCTGAAAAAATGGTTTCTTCAATAGTTAGTTGCTCATCAAAATGATCCGTTTGTGAAAGATAGGCAATATGGATGCCATTACGCGATACTACCTGACCGCTATCGGGCATATCCTTACCTGCAATAATATTCAACAACGTGGTTTTTCCAGAGCCATTTTTAGCAATAAAGGCAATCTTTTGATCTTTATTGATACCAAAGGAAACATTTTCGAACAAAATACGCTCACCAAAGGCTTTGGAAATATTCTCAACCGAAAGTAAATTCATAGTTTAGCCAATTATTAAGCGTACAAAATTAAAGAAAAATCCACAATGAGATGATTTTTCACAAAAATAATAGGCTAAACACACGTTTTTTTAACTTCGGTTTTTTGTAGATTTACATTATTGTTTAGATATCATAGTTTATGAAACAGTAAATAAACAAATACTTACTTTCATCTTATCAATTTAGATTTACAATAATGTCTTTTAGCATTTATTGAAAGTCTTTTACTTGAAGTACTTTGAACATAAGTAAAAATTTAGGATACACTCCGAAATCTAAAAAAACAAAAAATTAGTCAACTTATTGATTTTAAGTAATTTACCCCCCCCCCCATCTATATTTTGATGATTCGAAAAGGCGGTTCCTCCTTCTTTTTTGAAATCTTTTTGGTGACGTTCGGAAATGACTTCTTCACCTTTTTCCTCAAACACATACGAGGTTATTTGTGCCAAAATTTCTTTGAACGATTCAAAATCCTCTTTATACAGATAGATTTTGTGCTTTTTGTAATGAAAAGCGCCATTATCTTCAGTGAATTTTTTACTCTCCGTTATCGTCAAATAGTAATCTCCAGCACGTGTAGCTCTAACATCGAAGAAATAAGTTCTGCGCCCAGCACGCAAAACTTTTGAAAAAATATCTTCGTTTTCTAAAAAATTATTCTCTTCCATATCCTTCAATTGTGTATTCCAAAGCGCCAAAAGTCGTTAAAAACAACAAAAAAAGCAAGTGAAGTTTCATATTTTAACATACAATTAAATATACTTTCAAAAAATTGCTTCACATCTTTTTCTGTATATTTGCAACTTATTGTAGAATATAGTTTATGACTAATATCATTTTTTATTGATTAAAAAAAAGATATTTTTGCCCTGTTTTGAAATATGAAGAAATCATTTGTTCAGAAATATAATGTTGCAGGACCTCGTTATACGAGTTATCCTACAGTCCCTTACTGGGATACCCATTCATTTACGGAGGAAAAATGGCTAGAAAGTTTACAAAGGTCTTTTAAGGAAAGTAATCAATCTGAAGGGATTAGCTTGTACATTCATCTTCCTTTTTGTGAAAGTTTGTGTACATTTTGTGGCTGCCACAAGCGTATTACCAAACGCCACGAAGTGGAAGCCCCTTACATTGATGCGGTACTAAAAGAATGGAAACTTTATACCGATTTTTTGAAAGAAGTTCCTATTATTAAGGAAATTCATTTAGGAGGGGGCACACCAACGTTCTTTGCTCCTAATCAATTGAAAAGACTTATTGAAGGGATTTTAGATAAAGCTCAAGTAGCTCAAGATAAAACTTTCAGTTTTGAAGGGCACCCTAACAACACAACAAAAGTTCATTTACAAACCTTGTTTGATTTGGGCTTTGACCGTGTAAGTTTTGGAGTTCAGGATTATTCTTTAAAGGTACAAAAAGCGATTAATCGTGTGCAACCTTTTGAAAACGTGCAGAGAGTAACCCACTGGGCGCGTGAGATTGGTTACAAATCCATCAGCCACGACTTGGTTTTTGGTTTGCCTTTTCAGACCTTGAACGACGTTCTTTATACTATTGACAAAAGTAATTCCTTGCGTCCTGATCGCATTGCTTTTTACAGCTACGCTCACGTGCCTTGGATAAAAGGCAACGGACAACGTGGTTTTGACGAAAGCAACTTACCTTCGGGAGACCAAAAACGGATGCTTTACGAAACAGGGAAAAAACACCTTATAGAAGCTGGATATCTCGAAATTGGGATGGACCATTTTTCTCTAACTTCCGATTCCTTATATGAATCATTCGTGAATAATAATTTGCATCGGAATTTTATGGGATATACAGCCTCCAAAACTCAAGTGATGATTGGGCTTGGTGTATCTTCCATAGGTGATAGCTGGTATGGTTTTGCACAGAATGAAAAAGACTTGGAAGATTATTACAAACGCATTGAATCTGACCAAATCCCTGTATTTAGAGGACATATATTGACAGAGGAAGATTTAATTGTTCGCAAGCATATTTTAAATCTAATGTGTCACTTTGAAACTTCTTGGGAAGACCAAAAGACATATTTCCCTGAGATAAAGCAAGTGACTGAGCAGTTAGCCGAAATGGTAAACGACGGTCTTATCCGCATTGACGGACAAAAAATGACCGTAACTGAGCTTGGAAAACCTTTTGTACGGAATGTTTGTATGGCTTTTGACTTACGCCTTCAACGCAACATTCCTGAAACGAAAATTTTTAGTATGACAGTTTAGTTTAAAAATCATAGTGATTGAGTTTTTTAGTTAGTGATGGGGAACAGGAGCGATTTCAATACTGAAATCTGCTCCTTTCCTTTTTTATTTTCCTTGTTATCTTATTTCAAAAGAATACACTCACACATTGCTAATGCAAACCTGATAATAAACGTTTATCTTCTTTTATTCTTTTGACAAGAAAACTTCCGCCATCATACAACGTGCACTTCCGCCGCCGCAAGTCTCAATAGTTTCTAAATCAGAATGTAATATTTTGCAGTGCTTCTCTATTTTTTTTATCTGCTCCGGATTTAAACTTCGATATGCCGCACCACTCATCACGAGGTACGCCCCGTCTTTTCCTTGCACCTGTAACATATTTCCTGCAAATTGATGCATTTGTGCTTCGGTGATGGCAATAATTTCTTTACCATCTTCCTTTAAATGAGCAATCACATTCTTTTGTTCTTTCTTATCTTCAATAGTATCCAAACAAATGATAGCAAACGTTTCAGCAACGGACATCATCACGTTGGTATGATAGATAAGTTTTGAAACTCCGTCCACTTTTTGATATGCCTTGAAAATTACAGGAGTGTACTCAAAATCTTCACAGAACTCGATAAACAATTCCTCATCAGCACGAGGCGATAACGCACAATACGCCTTTCGGTTTACGCGGTCTAATATCATTGAGCCCGTTCCCTCTAAGAAAACATCATCGTTCTCAGCTTCGGTGTAATCATACACGTTTTCAATAACATACCCCTTTTCTTCGAGTAAGTCCAACACGTCTTCTCTACGCTCTCTCCTCCTATTTTCAGCGAACATCGGATATAATGCAATATTCCCCGTTTGATGAAAACTTATCCAATTATTCGGAAATATCGAGTCTGGCGTATCTTGTTCTTTGATATCATCAACTATGATGACGTTCACACCAATATTTCGCAACTTCTGAGCAAATTCGTCAAACTCCTGCTGTGCTTTTTTATTGATTTCTTCATTTTTCAAGTCAATTTGTTCTTGAAAATAGTTATTTACCGCTGTTTCTTCGTTCATCCGAAATGCTACTGGACGAACCATCAATATAGTATCTGTTATTTGTTTATTCATTGGATATTTTTATTATTTTTTATAATAGATTTTTATTTTTTATTCGTGATAATCAGTTTATTATTTTTAATGATGTATTTAAGGCTTCGACTTCGCTCAGCCTGACAAGAACTTCGCTCAATGGCACATAAAAATTTTATGTTTCTTCCCTACTACTCTTCTTATTTTATAAACTCCCTACTCTCTGATAAGCGGTAAGGTAGAACATCGGAGCAGTCCCTCTTGTTTTGAGATTTCATAGTATGGGATTTCCTCCACCACGAAGCCATTATCTCGTAACCAGTTATTCAAACGCGTGAATTTCCGTTCCGAAACCACCACATCAGGAGCAATTGAGAAGATATTGCTATACATATGGTACATTTCGTCCCTTGTAATGTGAAATAAATTTTCTTTTCCGAAAAGTTCTAACAAATATACATAATCTGCCTCTTCACGGAAGCCACTCTTGTAGATAATTCCTTTATTTCTGCCCACAGGTTGAAAACAACAATCCAAATGTAACGCATTATCCCTCGCTTCTAAGTTAGATTTCACCAAATCAAACTCTTTTACGATTTTATTTGGGAATAATTCCTTAATAAATTCTACACCTTGCATATTAGTTCGGGCAGTGATGTAATTTTTATAGTCACTACCTTTATACGTTCCTATGAAGATGTGTTCATTCCAAGGCATCACGTCCCCACCTTCGATATGTACTTCATCAGGAGGAATAACTACTTTCGATTTTTCGATTTTGTTCACAATATACTCAATAGCCTGATACTCATTTTCTCTATCAGGCAATATATTTGCTTTGATAAAGATATCATCTATCACAAAACCAATATCACGAGTGAAGATTTGGTTACAATTTTCGATGATTTCGGGTCGATATACCGTAACGCCATACTTTTCCAGCACACTCCTGAAAGCTTCCATTTCAGCTACCATATCTTTTTCGATAGGATACGTCCCAGCTTTGATATGCTCTAACGATTTTGGGTCATACGCCTCCTCAGCTGTCGGAGTAGCTCCATTACTTTGAGCAGTACCGAGGATAACTGCTTTTAGTCGGTTCGTTTCGTTTTTAATATTTACCTTTAACATAATAAATATGATTTTTCTTTGTTATATAGCAATTTTAGATTCTAATACTCTTAACTTATTTAGGATAGTTGGATAGATTAAGGACAGTTTGCTTCACATTCATTTCGCATATTAACTTCAAATCGC
This genomic window from Capnocytophaga canimorsus contains:
- a CDS encoding ABC-F family ATP-binding cassette domain-containing protein, with the translated sequence MNLLSVENISKAFGERILFENVSFGINKDQKIAFIAKNGSGKTTLLNIIAGKDMPDSGQVVSRNGIHIAYLSQTDHFDEQLTIEETIFSADNPILKVIQEYENALKNPQNEMAYQKAFENMERHNAWDFETQFKQILSRLKLDNIKLQIKSLSGGQKKRLALAHVLISKPDLLILDEPTNHLDLEMIEWLEQFFAKENMTLFMVTHDRYFLERVCNEIVELDQGELYTYKGNYSYFLEKKEARLAQEQASVEKAKNLYMKELDWMRRQPKARTTKSKSRIDDFYLIKEQAHKRRKEHVIQLEINMERLGSKTVEFYNVSKSFGSLSILNKFSYNFLRGEHIGIIGKNGTGKSTFLNLLTGQITPDSGKIVVGETVKFGYYTQKGIEVKSGEKVIDVIKKFGEYIPLLKGRTLSAAQLLERFLFDRKKQYDYVEKLSGGELKRLYLCTVLIQNPNFLILDEPTNDLDIVTLNVLESFLLDYPGCLVVVSHDRYFMDKIVDHLFVFRGDAQIEDFPGNYTDFRVYEESLPPEENAIEKKSQQKNTWRKDGLRGLSFNEQKEFNRLEKDIASLEERKSALENDFASSLSSEEISEKSVALQEIITELENKTERWFELSVKMEDYEN
- the hemN gene encoding oxygen-independent coproporphyrinogen III oxidase, whose protein sequence is MKKSFVQKYNVAGPRYTSYPTVPYWDTHSFTEEKWLESLQRSFKESNQSEGISLYIHLPFCESLCTFCGCHKRITKRHEVEAPYIDAVLKEWKLYTDFLKEVPIIKEIHLGGGTPTFFAPNQLKRLIEGILDKAQVAQDKTFSFEGHPNNTTKVHLQTLFDLGFDRVSFGVQDYSLKVQKAINRVQPFENVQRVTHWAREIGYKSISHDLVFGLPFQTLNDVLYTIDKSNSLRPDRIAFYSYAHVPWIKGNGQRGFDESNLPSGDQKRMLYETGKKHLIEAGYLEIGMDHFSLTSDSLYESFVNNNLHRNFMGYTASKTQVMIGLGVSSIGDSWYGFAQNEKDLEDYYKRIESDQIPVFRGHILTEEDLIVRKHILNLMCHFETSWEDQKTYFPEIKQVTEQLAEMVNDGLIRIDGQKMTVTELGKPFVRNVCMAFDLRLQRNIPETKIFSMTV
- a CDS encoding dimethylarginine dimethylaminohydrolase family protein — its product is MLKVNIKNETNRLKAVILGTAQSNGATPTAEEAYDPKSLEHIKAGTYPIEKDMVAEMEAFRSVLEKYGVTVYRPEIIENCNQIFTRDIGFVIDDIFIKANILPDRENEYQAIEYIVNKIEKSKVVIPPDEVHIEGGDVMPWNEHIFIGTYKGSDYKNYITARTNMQGVEFIKELFPNKIVKEFDLVKSNLEARDNALHLDCCFQPVGRNKGIIYKSGFREEADYVYLLELFGKENLFHITRDEMYHMYSNIFSIAPDVVVSERKFTRLNNWLRDNGFVVEEIPYYEISKQEGLLRCSTLPLIRE
- a CDS encoding PUR family DNA/RNA-binding protein, producing MEENNFLENEDIFSKVLRAGRRTYFFDVRATRAGDYYLTITESKKFTEDNGAFHYKKHKIYLYKEDFESFKEILAQITSYVFEEKGEEVISERHQKDFKKEGGTAFSNHQNIDGGGGKLLKINKLTNFLFF
- the ctlX gene encoding citrulline utilization hydrolase CtlX, which produces MNKQITDTILMVRPVAFRMNEETAVNNYFQEQIDLKNEEINKKAQQEFDEFAQKLRNIGVNVIIVDDIKEQDTPDSIFPNNWISFHQTGNIALYPMFAENRRRERREDVLDLLEEKGYVIENVYDYTEAENDDVFLEGTGSMILDRVNRKAYCALSPRADEELFIEFCEDFEYTPVIFKAYQKVDGVSKLIYHTNVMMSVAETFAIICLDTIEDKKEQKNVIAHLKEDGKEIIAITEAQMHQFAGNMLQVQGKDGAYLVMSGAAYRSLNPEQIKKIEKHCKILHSDLETIETCGGGSARCMMAEVFLSKE